Proteins found in one Sphingomonas sp. SORGH_AS_0879 genomic segment:
- a CDS encoding PQQ-dependent sugar dehydrogenase, translating into MKMPLLAALPVALIACSGNGPGPDETGATPPVTVAPGGTPSPSPSASATPPATAADGQPFGRTVIADFDAPWAMTFLPDRRMLVTEKDGRMLLVSADGQQRQTIATIPVDSAGQGGLMDVVLAPDFAQSRRVYFSYSAAAEGGKRVVLARGRLQESNGAARLAEIEALWRASPAVTGDGHYSGRIAFSPDGQYLFFTAGDRQKFTPAQDPKATLGKVLRLTPDGQPAPGNPLAAQGFDPAVWSYGHRNLLGLAFDASGNLWEQEMGPKGGDEVNLILPGRNYGWPNASNGSHYDGRDIPDHRAGDGYEAPKVWWNPVISPGGLMIYSGSLFPQWRGDAFIGGLSSKSLVRVDLNGTNATKGDQWDMGARIREVEQGPDGAIYVLEDGGESQGRLIKLTPASAS; encoded by the coding sequence ATGAAGATGCCGCTGCTCGCCGCATTGCCGGTGGCCCTGATCGCCTGTTCGGGCAATGGACCGGGGCCCGATGAGACGGGCGCGACGCCGCCGGTGACGGTCGCCCCCGGCGGCACGCCCAGCCCCTCGCCCTCCGCCTCCGCCACGCCGCCCGCGACGGCGGCGGACGGCCAGCCCTTCGGTCGGACCGTCATCGCCGATTTCGACGCGCCCTGGGCGATGACCTTCCTCCCCGACCGGCGGATGCTGGTGACCGAGAAGGACGGGCGGATGCTGCTGGTCAGCGCGGACGGGCAACAGCGTCAGACGATCGCGACCATCCCGGTCGATTCGGCGGGCCAGGGAGGGTTGATGGACGTGGTCCTCGCCCCCGATTTCGCCCAGAGCCGCCGCGTCTATTTCAGCTATTCGGCCGCCGCCGAGGGCGGCAAGCGGGTCGTGCTGGCGCGCGGCCGGTTGCAGGAGAGCAATGGCGCGGCCCGCCTTGCCGAGATCGAGGCGCTGTGGCGCGCCAGTCCTGCGGTGACCGGCGATGGCCATTATTCGGGCCGGATCGCCTTCTCGCCGGATGGCCAATATCTGTTCTTCACGGCGGGCGACCGGCAGAAATTCACGCCCGCCCAGGACCCCAAGGCGACGCTGGGCAAGGTGCTGCGCCTGACCCCGGACGGCCAGCCCGCCCCCGGCAATCCGCTGGCCGCGCAAGGGTTCGATCCGGCGGTCTGGTCCTATGGCCATCGCAATTTGCTCGGTCTCGCCTTCGACGCCTCGGGCAATTTGTGGGAGCAGGAAATGGGCCCCAAGGGCGGCGACGAGGTCAATCTGATCCTGCCGGGCCGGAATTATGGCTGGCCCAACGCCTCCAACGGATCGCATTATGACGGGCGCGACATTCCCGATCACCGCGCGGGCGACGGATACGAAGCGCCCAAGGTCTGGTGGAACCCGGTCATCTCGCCCGGCGGGCTGATGATCTATTCGGGATCGCTCTTCCCGCAGTGGCGCGGCGACGCCTTTATCGGCGGGCTGTCGAGCAAGTCGCTGGTCCGCGTCGACCTGAACGGCACCAACGCCACCAAGGGCGATCAATGGGACATGGGCGCGCGCATCCGCGAGGTCGAACAGGGGCCGGACGGCGCCATCTATGTGCTGGAGGATGGCGGCGAGTCGCAAGGGCGCCTCATCAAACTGACCCCGGCGAGCGCATCCTGA
- a CDS encoding LacI family DNA-binding transcriptional regulator: MNIRTSRRGSSAPTISDVARAAGVSLMTVSRVINNEANVRPATREKVEAAIAQLNYAPNPAARSLAGAAQIRVGMLYSNPSQGYLSEFLLGTLDQASRLDVQMVVEKCEIGDHEMEVARHLIKGGIDGVILPPPLCEADAVLALLREAGVPSVVVATGRAPEEMPEKTMAVQIDDRAAAEEMTRHVMTLGHRRIGFICGNPNLTASARRYEGFRAALEAMGVPFDEDLVAPGLYTYRSGLDAAERLLDLPEPPTAIIASNDDMAAASVAVAHRRGLDVPSDLTVCGFDDTTLSTTIWPELTTIHQPIADMARAAVEMMATVIRQKNGDAAPHRLLDYSLIRRQSDAAPRRRPREI, encoded by the coding sequence ATGAATATCAGGACTTCGCGCCGCGGCAGCAGCGCTCCCACGATCAGCGACGTCGCCCGCGCCGCCGGTGTTTCGTTGATGACCGTCTCGCGCGTCATCAACAACGAGGCCAATGTCCGCCCCGCCACCCGCGAGAAGGTGGAAGCGGCGATCGCCCAGCTCAACTATGCCCCCAACCCCGCCGCGCGCAGCCTGGCGGGGGCGGCGCAGATCCGTGTCGGCATGCTCTACAGCAATCCCAGCCAGGGGTATCTGAGCGAATTCCTGCTCGGTACGCTCGACCAGGCCTCGCGCCTCGACGTGCAGATGGTGGTCGAGAAGTGCGAGATCGGCGATCATGAGATGGAAGTGGCGCGGCACCTGATCAAGGGCGGCATCGATGGCGTGATCCTGCCCCCGCCCCTGTGCGAGGCGGACGCGGTGCTGGCATTGTTGCGCGAGGCGGGAGTCCCCTCGGTGGTGGTCGCGACCGGTCGCGCGCCCGAGGAGATGCCCGAGAAGACCATGGCGGTGCAGATCGACGACCGCGCGGCGGCGGAGGAGATGACCCGGCATGTGATGACCCTGGGCCATCGCCGGATCGGCTTCATCTGCGGCAACCCCAATCTGACCGCCAGCGCGCGGCGTTACGAGGGGTTCCGCGCCGCGCTGGAGGCGATGGGCGTGCCGTTCGACGAGGATCTGGTCGCGCCCGGCCTCTATACCTATCGCTCGGGGCTGGACGCCGCCGAGCGGCTGCTCGACCTGCCCGAGCCGCCGACCGCGATCATCGCCTCCAACGACGACATGGCGGCGGCCAGCGTCGCGGTGGCGCACCGGCGCGGGCTGGACGTGCCGAGCGACCTGACGGTGTGCGGCTTCGACGACACCACCCTATCGACGACGATCTGGCCCGAGCTGACCACCATTCACCAGCCGATCGCCGACATGGCGCGCGCGGCGGTGGAGATGATGGCGACGGTCATCCGGCAGAAGAATGGCGACGCCGCCCCGCACCGCCTGCTCGACTACAGCCTGATCCGCCGCCAGTCGGACGCCGCCCCACGCCGCCGCCCGCGCGAAATCTGA
- a CDS encoding sugar porter family MFS transporter, producing MTDKTRGLDAGSVNHGFITAIVAVATIGGFMFGYDSGVINGTQKGLEAAFDLGRLGIGVNVGAILVGSAIGAFGAGRLADAIGRRNVMMLAAGLFLVSALLAGAASNSIIFIFARIIGGLGVGAASVISPVYISEVTPAAIRGRLSSLQQVMIITGLTGAFVANFALARYAGGSTAEFWLGYPAWRWMFWLQAIPAAIYFAALSIIPESPRFLVAKGRDAEAHTVLTKLFGQAEATRKVAEIRASLAADHHKPKLSDLVDKTTGKIRPILWAGIGLAIFQQLVGINVVFYYGATLWEAVGFSEDYALQTNILSGVLSIAACLFTIATVDKIGRKPLLLIGSAGMAVTLAIVAYAFSTAVTGANGGVTLPGNNGVIALVAANLYVIFFNASWGPVMWVMLGEMFPNQIRGSGLAVSGFAQWIANAAISVSFPALAVSPGLSVTYFGYAFFAAVSFFFVRAMVKETRGRELEDMAG from the coding sequence GTGACCGACAAGACAAGGGGATTGGACGCTGGCAGCGTCAATCATGGTTTCATCACCGCGATCGTCGCCGTCGCGACCATCGGCGGTTTCATGTTCGGCTATGATTCGGGGGTCATCAACGGCACCCAGAAGGGGCTGGAGGCGGCCTTCGATCTCGGTCGCCTGGGTATCGGCGTCAATGTCGGCGCGATCCTGGTCGGCTCGGCGATCGGCGCGTTCGGGGCGGGCCGCCTGGCCGATGCGATCGGCCGTCGCAACGTCATGATGCTGGCCGCGGGCCTGTTCCTGGTCAGCGCGTTGCTGGCGGGGGCGGCGAGCAATTCGATCATCTTCATCTTCGCGCGCATCATCGGCGGCCTGGGCGTCGGCGCGGCGAGCGTCATCTCGCCCGTCTATATCTCCGAAGTGACGCCTGCGGCGATTCGCGGACGCCTGTCGAGCCTGCAACAGGTGATGATCATCACCGGACTGACCGGCGCCTTCGTCGCGAACTTCGCGCTGGCCCGCTATGCCGGTGGCTCGACCGCCGAATTCTGGCTGGGCTATCCCGCCTGGCGCTGGATGTTCTGGCTTCAGGCGATCCCGGCGGCCATCTATTTCGCGGCGCTGTCGATCATCCCGGAAAGCCCGCGCTTCCTGGTCGCCAAGGGCCGCGATGCCGAGGCGCACACCGTCCTGACCAAGCTGTTCGGCCAGGCCGAGGCGACCCGCAAGGTGGCCGAGATTCGCGCCAGCCTGGCCGCCGATCATCACAAGCCGAAGCTGTCCGATCTGGTCGACAAGACCACCGGCAAGATCCGCCCGATCCTGTGGGCGGGCATCGGTCTGGCGATCTTCCAGCAGTTGGTCGGCATCAACGTCGTCTTCTATTATGGCGCGACCCTGTGGGAAGCGGTCGGCTTCTCCGAGGATTATGCGCTTCAGACCAACATCCTGTCGGGCGTGCTGTCGATCGCGGCCTGCCTGTTCACCATCGCGACCGTCGACAAGATCGGGCGCAAGCCGCTGTTGCTGATCGGATCGGCGGGCATGGCGGTGACGCTGGCGATCGTCGCCTATGCCTTTTCGACCGCCGTCACCGGCGCGAATGGCGGCGTGACCCTGCCCGGCAACAATGGCGTGATCGCGCTGGTCGCGGCGAACCTGTACGTCATCTTCTTCAACGCCAGCTGGGGCCCGGTGATGTGGGTCATGCTGGGCGAGATGTTCCCGAACCAGATCCGCGGTTCGGGCCTGGCGGTGTCGGGCTTCGCCCAGTGGATCGCCAATGCCGCCATCTCGGTCAGCTTCCCGGCGCTGGCCGTGTCGCCGGGCCTGAGCGTGACCTATTTCGGTTATGCCTTCTTCGCGGCGGTCTCGTTCTTCTTCGTTCGCGCGATGGTCAAAGAAACGCGCGGTCGCGAGTTGGAGGACATGGCGGGCTGA
- a CDS encoding ROK family transcriptional regulator, which produces MDEDASLHHHGETNQMPSPHRMPPGRARTVEVHSRDARLSRGLSGTNLERAGDYNLRTVLQVIRIHGETTRIAIANQTGLTPPTIANITGRLIEMGLIRTAGRLHRGRGQPALKIELCPDGAFGIGLTIDRDHLAIAILDLSGRVRARATREIGFASPDDVLAFIRDTLGPALVEGGVDRSRVLGVGVAMPDGVDRSLPNQTRGYDAWVGVDLETLLAPLLPWPIHRDNDAAAAALGEAQYDQDFECPSFFYLLITAGLGGGLIIDRSYHRGAHRRSGEIGLMPDPTADRPGAVVQDTVSLAGLQVRLAAAGLGLESPETLSEHDDPKLSAVLNQWIVDSIASLIQPFVAVTTLFDPHAILIGGRLPAWLLHRLAEGLRQALAGIELPARPVIRPARTAQDAPAIGAAMLPFMDRLLPSDSILIQAGRG; this is translated from the coding sequence ATGGACGAAGACGCTTCGCTCCACCACCACGGGGAGACGAACCAGATGCCATCGCCGCACCGCATGCCGCCCGGCCGCGCGCGCACGGTCGAGGTGCATTCGCGCGACGCCCGGCTGTCGCGCGGCCTGTCCGGCACCAATTTGGAGCGGGCGGGCGACTATAATCTGCGCACCGTGCTCCAGGTGATCCGCATCCACGGCGAAACGACCCGGATCGCCATCGCCAACCAGACCGGCCTGACCCCGCCGACCATCGCCAACATCACCGGGCGGCTGATCGAGATGGGGCTGATCCGCACCGCCGGGCGGCTGCATCGCGGGCGCGGCCAGCCCGCGCTGAAGATCGAGCTGTGCCCCGACGGCGCGTTCGGCATCGGCCTGACCATCGATCGCGACCATCTGGCCATCGCGATCCTCGACCTGAGCGGCAGGGTTCGCGCCCGCGCCACGCGAGAGATCGGTTTCGCCAGCCCTGACGACGTGCTGGCCTTCATCCGCGATACGCTGGGCCCCGCGCTGGTGGAGGGCGGCGTCGACCGTTCGCGCGTGCTGGGGGTCGGGGTGGCGATGCCGGACGGGGTCGACCGCTCGCTGCCCAATCAGACGCGGGGCTATGACGCCTGGGTCGGGGTCGATCTGGAGACGCTGCTCGCCCCCCTGCTGCCCTGGCCGATCCACCGCGACAACGACGCCGCCGCCGCCGCGCTGGGCGAGGCGCAGTATGACCAGGATTTCGAGTGCCCCAGCTTCTTCTACCTGCTGATCACGGCGGGCCTGGGGGGCGGGTTGATCATCGACCGCAGCTATCATCGCGGCGCGCATCGCCGATCGGGCGAGATCGGCCTGATGCCCGATCCCACCGCCGACCGGCCGGGCGCGGTGGTGCAGGACACCGTGTCGCTGGCGGGGCTTCAGGTCCGGCTGGCGGCGGCAGGCCTTGGGCTGGAGTCGCCCGAAACGCTCAGCGAGCATGACGACCCGAAGCTGTCCGCCGTGCTCAACCAGTGGATCGTCGATTCGATCGCCTCGCTGATCCAGCCCTTCGTCGCGGTCACGACCCTGTTCGATCCGCATGCGATCCTGATCGGCGGACGCCTGCCCGCCTGGCTGCTCCACCGGCTGGCGGAGGGGTTGCGCCAGGCGCTGGCGGGGATCGAACTGCCCGCCCGCCCGGTCATCCGCCCCGCCCGCACGGCACAGGACGCCCCCGCGATCGGCGCGGCGATGCTGCCCTTCATGGACCGGCTGCTGCCGTCCGACTCGATCCTGATCCAGGCCGGGCGGGGTTAG
- a CDS encoding low specificity L-threonine aldolase yields the protein METARPQSIAPQQFASDNYAGICPEAWAAMDQANRGYVPAYGEDPYTDRAADAFRTLFQTKCEVFFAFNGTAANSLALAALCQSYHSVICSASAHVETDECGAPEFFSNGSKLLVAQTEDGKLTPEAVRALATGRSDIHFPKPRAVTITQPTETGQVYTLAEIHALSATCRELGLRLHMDGARFANACAALGCSPADMTWRAGVDVLCFGGTKNGMAVGEAILFFDPVLAEDFDYRCKQAGQLASKMRYLAAPWIGMLDSGAWLSNAAHANACARRLADRVAGLPGIAPMFPVEANAVFLSAPPAVLDGLRARGWRFYTFIGGGARFMFAWDADPARVDQLGDDIAAVAVEALQAA from the coding sequence ATGGAAACGGCCCGACCCCAATCAATCGCCCCCCAGCAATTTGCGAGCGACAATTACGCGGGCATCTGCCCCGAAGCCTGGGCCGCGATGGACCAGGCCAATCGCGGCTATGTCCCCGCTTATGGCGAAGACCCCTATACCGACCGCGCCGCCGATGCCTTTCGCACGCTGTTCCAGACCAAGTGCGAGGTGTTCTTCGCCTTCAACGGCACGGCGGCCAATTCGCTGGCGCTGGCCGCGCTCTGCCAGAGCTATCACAGCGTGATCTGCTCGGCCTCCGCGCATGTCGAGACGGATGAGTGCGGTGCGCCCGAATTCTTCTCCAACGGTTCCAAGCTGCTGGTCGCGCAGACCGAGGACGGCAAGCTGACGCCCGAGGCGGTCCGCGCGCTCGCCACCGGCCGCTCGGATATCCACTTCCCCAAGCCGCGCGCGGTGACGATCACCCAGCCGACCGAGACGGGCCAGGTCTATACGCTGGCCGAGATCCATGCGCTGTCGGCGACCTGTCGCGAACTGGGCCTCAGGCTGCATATGGATGGGGCGCGCTTCGCCAATGCCTGTGCCGCGCTGGGCTGCTCGCCCGCCGACATGACCTGGCGCGCCGGGGTCGATGTGCTGTGCTTCGGCGGCACCAAGAACGGCATGGCGGTGGGCGAGGCGATCCTGTTCTTCGACCCCGTGCTGGCGGAGGATTTCGATTATCGCTGCAAACAGGCGGGGCAGCTGGCGTCCAAGATGCGCTATCTGGCCGCGCCGTGGATCGGCATGCTCGACAGCGGCGCATGGCTGTCCAACGCCGCGCACGCCAATGCCTGTGCCCGGCGGCTGGCCGACCGGGTGGCGGGCCTGCCAGGCATCGCGCCGATGTTCCCGGTCGAGGCCAATGCGGTGTTCCTCAGCGCGCCGCCCGCCGTACTGGATGGCCTGCGGGCACGCGGCTGGCGCTTCTACACCTTCATAGGCGGCGGGGCGCGCTTCATGTTCGCCTGGGACGCCGACCCGGCGCGGGTGGACCAGCTGGGCGACGACATCGCGGCGGTGGCGGTCGAGGCGTTGCAGGCGGCGTGA
- the rimP gene encoding ribosome maturation protein RimP, with protein sequence MADIALLTQLIEPEAKALGFELVRVKMYGGTSDPTLQVMAERPDTRQLNIDDCADLSRRISDVMDALEEQGRDPIDHAYRLEVSSPGIDRPLTRLKDFADWAGHEARITLAEKRNGRKQFKGDLAGVEGENVIIVDGEEVRHELPFSGIEDAKLVMTDRLIAATVPLSVEGAEEVYYQDAPDTDGATTEGRH encoded by the coding sequence ATGGCGGACATCGCCCTTCTGACGCAACTCATCGAACCCGAGGCCAAGGCGCTCGGCTTCGAACTCGTGCGCGTGAAGATGTATGGCGGCACGTCGGACCCCACGCTCCAGGTGATGGCCGAGCGCCCCGACACGCGCCAGCTCAACATCGACGACTGCGCCGACCTGTCGCGCCGCATCTCCGATGTGATGGACGCGCTGGAGGAGCAGGGCCGCGACCCGATCGACCATGCGTATCGGCTGGAGGTGTCCTCGCCCGGTATCGACCGTCCGCTGACCCGGCTGAAGGACTTTGCCGACTGGGCGGGGCATGAGGCGCGGATCACGTTGGCCGAGAAGCGGAACGGCCGCAAGCAGTTCAAGGGCGATCTGGCCGGGGTCGAGGGTGAGAATGTCATCATCGTCGATGGGGAAGAGGTTCGCCACGAACTGCCCTTCTCGGGAATCGAGGACGCCAAGCTCGTCATGACCGACCGGCTGATCGCCGCGACGGTGCCGCTGTCCGTCGAGGGCGCGGAAGAGGTTTATTATCAGGACGCGCCCGATACGGACGGCGCCACCACGGAAGGACGGCACTGA
- a CDS encoding AI-2E family transporter, with amino-acid sequence MIIDRQKIERGGFILFLAFITIGLIAVISGFLIALLWAGLAAILFRSLFQWLLTKTGGRRNTAAGLTMLIITFAVVVPTLLIGSMVVDQASGVYLKMRSGQIDFAQYFQQVRDALPSRLRQMMDSSGIGSFEGLQQRVSRTLSSSVSQIATQALSIGRNAFAFALAFGVGLYVAFFLIRDGDRLGPNFVRALPLEQGVAARLADSFVAVVRATIKGSVIVGLVQGALGAITFWIVGVPAALLWGVLMAIAALLPAIGPAIIWVPVAIYLLATGAIWQGAVVVASGVLVIGLADNILRPILVGRDTGLPDWIVLLTTLGGIELLGLSGIVVGPVVAALFLAGWRILSEERGVILPPTGE; translated from the coding sequence ATGATCATCGACCGGCAGAAGATCGAACGGGGGGGATTCATCCTCTTCCTCGCGTTCATCACCATCGGCCTGATCGCGGTCATTTCCGGCTTTCTGATCGCCTTGCTGTGGGCGGGGCTGGCGGCGATCCTGTTCCGGTCGCTGTTCCAGTGGCTGCTGACCAAGACCGGCGGGCGGCGCAACACCGCCGCCGGGCTCACCATGCTTATCATCACCTTCGCGGTGGTCGTGCCGACCCTGCTGATCGGCAGCATGGTCGTGGATCAGGCGTCAGGCGTCTATCTGAAGATGCGCAGCGGCCAGATCGATTTCGCGCAATATTTCCAGCAGGTGCGCGACGCGCTGCCGAGCCGTCTTCGCCAGATGATGGACAGTTCGGGCATCGGCAGTTTCGAGGGGCTGCAACAGCGCGTCTCGCGCACCTTGAGCAGCAGCGTCAGCCAGATCGCGACCCAGGCGCTGTCGATCGGGCGCAACGCCTTTGCCTTCGCGCTGGCCTTCGGCGTCGGCCTCTATGTCGCCTTCTTCCTGATCCGCGACGGCGACCGGCTGGGCCCGAATTTCGTCCGTGCCTTGCCGCTGGAGCAGGGCGTGGCCGCCCGGCTGGCCGACAGCTTCGTCGCGGTGGTGCGCGCGACGATCAAGGGGTCGGTCATCGTCGGGCTGGTCCAGGGCGCGCTGGGGGCGATCACCTTCTGGATCGTCGGGGTGCCCGCCGCTTTGCTCTGGGGCGTGCTGATGGCGATCGCGGCGCTGCTGCCCGCGATCGGCCCGGCGATCATCTGGGTGCCGGTCGCCATCTATCTGCTGGCGACGGGTGCGATCTGGCAGGGGGCGGTGGTCGTCGCCTCGGGCGTGCTGGTCATCGGCCTGGCCGACAATATCCTGCGGCCCATCCTGGTCGGGCGCGACACCGGGCTGCCCGACTGGATCGTGCTCCTGACCACGCTGGGAGGGATCGAGCTGCTGGGACTGAGCGGCATCGTCGTCGGCCCGGTGGTTGCGGCGTTGTTCCTGGCGGGGTGGCGTATCCTGAGCGAGGAACGCGGCGTCATCCTGCCCCCCACTGGGGAATAG
- a CDS encoding 4-oxalocrotonate tautomerase family protein has protein sequence MPFVSIRLAGTASKQQKAGIVADVTRSLVERLGKNPAAVQIVIEEVSTENYGAGGQLIADRDAPASNQSSGTRGDAHAEPGR, from the coding sequence ATGCCGTTCGTCTCGATCCGTCTGGCGGGCACCGCCTCCAAGCAGCAAAAGGCCGGGATCGTCGCCGACGTGACTCGTTCGCTGGTGGAGCGGCTGGGCAAGAACCCGGCCGCCGTCCAGATCGTGATCGAGGAAGTCTCGACGGAGAATTACGGCGCGGGCGGTCAGTTGATCGCCGACCGTGACGCTCCCGCCTCGAACCAATCCTCTGGCACCCGGGGAGACGCGCATGCGGAACCGGGACGATGA
- the nusA gene encoding transcription termination factor NusA encodes MATAISANKAELIAIANAVASEKMIDKGIVIEAMEDAIQRAARARYGAENDIRAKLDPNSGDLRLWRVVEVVEQVDDYYKQIDIKGAEKLQKGAAIGDFIVDPLPPIEFGRIAAQAAKQVIFQKVRDAERDRQYDEFKDRQGEIITGVVKRVEFGHIVVDLGRAEGVIRRDQQIPREVVRVNDRIRSLILNVRRENRGPQIFLSRAHPDFMKKLFAQEVPEIYDGIIEIKAAARDPGSRAKIGVISHDSSIDPVGACVGMKGSRVQAVVQEMQGEKIDIIPWSPDTATFVVNALQPANVSRVVIDEEEDRIEVVVPDDQLSLAIGRRGQNVRLASQLTAKAIDILTEADASEKRQKEFVANSELFQNELDVDETLAQLLVAEGFGALEEVAYVELDELAAIEGFDEDLAQELQSRAQEALDRREQAARDERRGLGVEDALAEMPYLTEAMLVTLGKAGIKTLDDLADLATDELVEKKRAEPRRRGDDAPRPAPKGGILAEYGLSDEQGNEIIMAARAHWFTDEDEPAVEAGEEQAEGDEA; translated from the coding sequence ATGGCTACCGCCATTTCCGCCAACAAGGCGGAACTGATCGCGATCGCGAATGCGGTCGCCTCGGAAAAGATGATCGACAAGGGCATCGTCATCGAGGCGATGGAGGACGCGATCCAGCGCGCCGCCCGTGCCCGCTACGGCGCCGAGAACGACATCCGCGCGAAGCTCGATCCCAACTCGGGCGACCTGCGCCTGTGGCGCGTCGTCGAGGTGGTCGAGCAGGTCGACGATTATTACAAGCAGATCGACATCAAGGGTGCCGAGAAGCTGCAAAAGGGTGCCGCGATCGGCGACTTCATCGTCGATCCGCTGCCCCCGATCGAATTCGGCCGCATCGCGGCGCAGGCGGCCAAGCAGGTCATCTTCCAGAAGGTCCGCGACGCCGAGCGCGACCGTCAGTATGACGAGTTCAAGGACCGCCAGGGCGAGATCATCACCGGCGTCGTCAAGCGTGTCGAGTTCGGCCACATCGTCGTCGACCTGGGCCGCGCCGAGGGCGTGATCCGTCGCGACCAGCAGATTCCGCGCGAAGTCGTCCGCGTGAACGACCGCATCCGTTCGCTGATCCTGAACGTGCGTCGCGAAAATCGCGGGCCCCAGATCTTCCTGTCCCGCGCGCACCCGGACTTCATGAAGAAACTGTTCGCGCAGGAAGTGCCCGAAATCTATGACGGCATCATCGAGATCAAGGCCGCCGCGCGCGATCCGGGCAGCCGCGCCAAGATCGGCGTGATTTCGCACGATTCGAGCATCGACCCGGTCGGCGCCTGCGTCGGCATGAAGGGCAGCCGCGTCCAGGCCGTCGTGCAGGAAATGCAGGGCGAGAAGATCGACATCATCCCCTGGTCGCCCGACACCGCGACCTTCGTGGTGAACGCGCTCCAGCCCGCGAACGTCAGCCGCGTCGTGATCGACGAGGAAGAGGACCGGATCGAGGTCGTCGTTCCCGACGATCAGTTGTCGCTCGCCATCGGTCGTCGCGGCCAGAATGTCCGCCTGGCCAGCCAGTTGACGGCCAAGGCGATCGACATCCTGACCGAGGCCGACGCGTCGGAGAAGCGCCAGAAGGAATTCGTGGCGAACTCCGAACTGTTCCAGAACGAACTGGACGTGGACGAGACGCTGGCGCAGCTTCTGGTCGCCGAGGGCTTCGGCGCGCTGGAAGAGGTCGCCTATGTCGAACTCGACGAATTGGCCGCGATCGAGGGCTTCGACGAGGATCTCGCGCAGGAACTGCAAAGCCGCGCGCAGGAAGCGCTGGACCGCCGCGAACAGGCCGCCCGTGACGAGCGTCGTGGCCTGGGCGTCGAGGACGCGCTGGCCGAAATGCCGTACCTGACCGAGGCGATGCTGGTCACGCTGGGCAAGGCGGGCATCAAGACGCTCGACGATCTGGCCGACCTCGCGACCGACGAACTGGTCGAGAAGAAGCGCGCCGAGCCGCGCCGTCGTGGCGACGATGCCCCGCGTCCCGCCCCGAAGGGCGGCATCCTGGCCGAATATGGCCTGAGCGACGAGCAGGGCAACGAGATCATCATGGCCGCCCGTGCGCACTGGTTCACCGATGAGGACGAACCCGCTGTGGAAGCCGGGGAAGAGCAGGCGGAGGGCGACGAAGCCTGA
- a CDS encoding OmpA family protein, whose amino-acid sequence MRMRSGGLAAMTGLALALAGCDTGDTAVARAAGAKGVSIELPVPDPSPSADTRGAMPPRSDALPGAVAANPGASLSTIGFAEGGAALDQNARAALDRLAADPRVKSGRIVLSGHSDSEGDDEANRIMSRKRAEAVRDYLAGKGIARADMKLIALGETRPIAPNAKPDGSDDSAGRARNRRVEIDLAPADR is encoded by the coding sequence ATGCGGATGCGATCGGGGGGGCTGGCGGCCATGACCGGGCTCGCCTTGGCTTTGGCCGGATGCGACACCGGCGATACGGCGGTCGCCCGCGCGGCGGGGGCCAAGGGCGTGTCGATCGAACTGCCCGTCCCCGACCCGTCACCCTCCGCCGATACGAGGGGGGCCATGCCTCCCAGGTCCGACGCCTTGCCCGGTGCGGTCGCCGCCAACCCCGGGGCCAGCCTGTCGACCATCGGCTTTGCCGAGGGCGGCGCGGCGCTGGACCAGAATGCACGCGCGGCGCTCGACCGGCTCGCCGCCGATCCCAGGGTGAAGAGCGGCCGCATCGTGCTCAGCGGCCATTCCGACAGCGAGGGGGATGACGAGGCCAATCGCATCATGTCGCGCAAGCGGGCCGAGGCGGTGCGCGACTATCTGGCGGGCAAGGGGATCGCCCGCGCCGACATGAAGCTCATCGCGCTGGGCGAGACGCGCCCCATCGCCCCCAATGCCAAGCCCGATGGCAGCGACGATAGCGCCGGTCGCGCGCGCAACCGCCGGGTGGAGATCGACCTGGCGCCCGCCGACCGCTGA